From the genome of Lotus japonicus ecotype B-129 chromosome 6, LjGifu_v1.2, one region includes:
- the LOC130723165 gene encoding probable methylenetetrahydrofolate reductase (NADH), translated as MKVIEKIHEAAASDPNKVVFSFEFFPPKTEDGVVNLLERMDRMVAHSPSFCDITWGAGGSTADVTLDIAKKMQNTVGVETMMHLTCTNMPVEKIDDALETIKSNGLQNVLALRGDPPHGQDKFVQVEGGFACARDLVKHIRAKHGDYFGITIAGYPEAHPDAIGSNGLATPEDYQNDLTYLKSKVDAGADLIITQLFYDTDIFLKFANDCRQIGITCPIVPGIMPINNYKGFIRMTGFCKTKIPAEIMAALEPIKDNEEAVKAYGIHLGTEMCKKILAHGFKTLHLYTLNLEKSALAILKNLGLIEETSIPRTRPANAIQAKEDGENQERPTEDMVVQMA; from the exons ATGAAGGTTATAGAGAAAATACACGAAGCTGCAGCGTCTGATCCGAATAAAGTGGTCTTCTCATTTGAGTTCTTCCCCCCCAAGACTGAAGATGGAGTAGTTAATCTACTTGAGAGGATGGACCGTATGGTGGCTCACAGTCCTTCATTTTGTGATATTACTTGGGGTGCTGGAGGATCAACCGCGGATGTAACATTAGATATTGCCAAAAAGATGCAGAATACCGTAGGTGTGGAAACCATGATGCACCTCACCTGCACCAACATGCCTGTTGAGAAGATTGACGATGCTCTCGAGACCATCAAGTCCAATGGCCTCCAGAATGTGCTTGCTCTTCGAGGTGATCCCCCACATGGTCAGGACAAATTCGTCCAGGTCGAAGGTGGCTTTGCCTGTGCACGGGACCTG GTGAAACATATCAGAGCCAAACATGGTGACTACTTTGGCATTACAATCGCTGGTTATCCAG AGGCACATCCGGATGCTATAGGAAGTAATGGGTTGGCTACACCAGAAGATTATCAAAATGATCTTACTTACCTGAAGAGCAAG GTTGATGCCGGAGCAGATCTTATTATCACTCAGTTATTTTATGATACAGATATATTCCTCAAATTTGCGAATGACTGTCGCCAAATTGGAATAACTTGTCCTATTGTGCCAGGCATTATGCCCATTAATAATTACAAGGGATTTATCCGCATGACTGGTTTTTGTAAAACAAAG ATACCTGCTGAGATTATGGCTGCTTTAGAGCCTATCAAGGACAATGAAGAAGCTGTTAAGGCATATGGAATTCACTTGGGAACTGAAATGTGCAAAAAGATTTTAGCTCATGGATTCAAGACATTGCATCTTTATACACTAAATTTGGAGAAATCAGCATTGGCAATACTAAAG AACCTTGGCTTAATTGAAGAGACCAGCATACCTCGGACACGCCCTGCAAATGCTATTCAGGCTAAAGAAGATGGTGAGAACCAAGAGAGGCCAACGGAAGACATGGTGGTTCAAATGGCCTAA
- the LOC130722335 gene encoding peroxidase 43 — translation MVLFVLVLLFSFLIVSSDGQLQVGFYSNTCPHAESIVQAVVRGAVASDPNMAAVLLRLHFHDCFVEGCDGSILIENGDQSEKLAFGHQGVRGFEVIERAKAQLEASCPGVVSCADIVALAARDSIVMANGPEYQVPTGRRDGLVSNISLADDMPDVRDSIQQLKTKFLNKGLIDKDLVLLSAAHTIGTTACFFMTKRLYDFFPPSGGSDPAINPNFLPQLKAKCPQHGNVNTRLAIDEGSEQRFDKNILNNIRQGFAVLESDARLNDDIFTKAIIESYFGPLNPILGPSFEADFVEAIVKMGQIGVKTGFLGDVRRVCSAFN, via the exons ATGGTGCTTTTTGTTTTGGTTCTCCTATTCTCATTCTTAATTGTGAGTTCTGATGGTCAGCTTCAAGTGGGTTTCTACTCCAACACATGTCCTCATGCAGAGTCCATTGTCCAAGCCGTTGTTAGAGGTGCTGTTGCCTCTGATCCCAACATGGCTGCTGTCTTGCTCAGGCTTCATTTTCATGACTGTTTTGTTGAG GGATGTGATGGTTCAATTCTGATAGAGAATGGTGATCAATCAGAGAAGCTAGCATTTGGACATCAAGGGGTTAGAGGGTTTGAAGTGATAGAAAGAGCCAAGGCACAATTGGAAGCATCTTGTCCTGGTGTAGTTTCTTGTGCAGACATAGTGGCATTGGCAGCTAGAGACTCCATAGTCATG GCAAATGGGCCAGAATACCAAGTTCCAACTGGGAGGAGAGATGGTTTGGTTTCCAATATTTCACTTGCAGATGATATGCCAGATGTTCGTGATTCAATTCAGCAACTCAAGACCAAATTTCTGAACAAGGGCCTCATAGATAAAGATCTTGTGCTTCTTAGTG CTGCACATACAATTGGAACCACAGCCTGTTTCTTCATGACCAAAAGACTGTACGACTTTTTCCCACCAAGTGGGGGATCAGACCCTGCtattaacccaaactttctccCACAGCTGAAGGCAAAGTGCCCACAGCATGGAAATGTTAATACCCGCCTAGCCATTGATGAAGGGAGTGAGCAGAGATTTGACAAGAACATCTTGAACAACATAAGGCAAGGTTTTGCTGTGCTAGAATCTGATGCCAGGCTCAATGATGACATATTCACTAAGGCTATCATTGAGTCCTACTTTGGTCCCCTCAATCCAATTTTAGGACCTTCTTTTGAAGCTGATTTTGTTGAGGCAATTGTGAAGATGGGCCAAATTGGAGTCAAGACTGGTTTCCTTGGAGATGTTAGGCGCGTGTGTTCAGCATTCAATTGA